A stretch of Cicer arietinum cultivar CDC Frontier isolate Library 1 chromosome 5, Cicar.CDCFrontier_v2.0, whole genome shotgun sequence DNA encodes these proteins:
- the LOC101495674 gene encoding uroporphyrinogen-III synthase, chloroplastic — translation MAQFCVSPLCHAPSPRLQLHRQQQFFFLSQLIAPPSTYSNSSFTFAASTSNFTPNVVVTRERGKNAKLITALAKHEISCLELPLIEHLRGPDFDRLPCALSDNAFDWVVITSPEAGSVFLEAWRAAGMPRVRIGVVGSGTASIFKEALLSSNQSLDVAFAPSKATGKVLATELPQIGNKTTILYPASAKASNEIEEGLSSRGFEVTRMNTYTTVPVQHVDQMVLKQALAATVVTVASPSAIRAWKNLISDSDWSNSVACIGETTAAMARRLGFRNVYYPAQPGLEGWVESILEALGSYDELLR, via the exons ATGGCTCAATTTTGTGTCTCCCCTCTCTGTCATGCACCTTCTCCTCGTCTTCAACTTCACCGGCAACAACAATTCTTCTTCCTTTCTCAGCTTATCGCTCCTCCTTCAACCTATTCCAACTCCTCTTTCACTTTTGCTGCTTCCACTTCCAATTTCACCCCCAATGTCGTCGTTACCAGAGAACGTGGCAAAAACGCCAAACTCATCACTGCTTTG GCCAAACATGAAATCAGTTGTTTGGAGCTTCCACTCATTGAGCACCTAAGGGGACCTGATTTTGACAGGCTTCCTTGTGCATTAAGTG ATAATGCATTTGATTGGGTTGTCATAACTTCTCCTGAGGCTGGTTCAGTCTTTCTAGAAGCATGGAG AGCTGCTGGGATGCCTCGCGTCAGAATAGGTGTTGTTGGATCAGGTACTGCAAGCATTTTCAAGGAAGCTTTGCTGTCTTCAAACCAATCACTCGATGTTGCCTTTGCACCATCAAAAG CAACAGGAAAAGTTTTGGCTACAGAGCTTCCCCAAATAGGAAATAAAACCACCATTCTATATCCTGCTTCTGCGAAGGCTAGCAATGAGATTG AGGAAGGGCTTTCAAGTCGTGGATTTGAAGTTACAAGGATGAATACATATACAACG GTGCCAGTTCAACATGTTGACCAGATGGTTCTAAAACAAGCACTTGCTGCCACTGTTGTTACAGTAGCTTCACCATCTGCAATTCG GGCCTGGAAGAATCTCATTTCAGATTCTGATTGGAGCAATTCTGTTGCATGCATTGGTGAGACAACTGCTGCAATGGCAAGAAGATTAGGCTTCAGAAATGTGTACTACCCAGCACAACCAGGCCTTGAAGG
- the LOC101495346 gene encoding polyadenylate-binding protein RBP47C'-like: protein MQSSNGSDLQPTDQQNQQRQQKTTPPPPPHQWVPMQYPAAAMVMQHHMLPPQHYAPPSPHHYIPYHHYQHQITHVHQRSSADNKTIWVGDLHHWMDENYLHCCFASTAEIFSIKVIRNKHTGQSEGYGFVEFHSHGTAEKVLQNFAGVLMPNTDQPFRLNWATFSTGDKRSDNVPDLSIFVGDLATDVTDSMLHETFSNKYPSVKAAKVVFDANTGRSKGYGFVRFGDDNERSQAMNEMNGVYCSSRPMRIGAATPRKSSGYQQGGQSNGTSSQSEADSTNTTIFVGGLDPNATAEDLREPFSEYGEIVSVKIPVGKGCGFVQFANRNNAEEALQKLNGATIGKQTVRLSWGRNPANKQFRMDFGSPWNGAYYGGPVYDGYGYAALPHPHDPSMYAAAYGAYPIYGGHQQQVS from the exons ATGCAATCATCCAACGGCTCTGATTTGCAACCAACGGACCAACAGAATCAACAACGCCAACAGAAAACAACGCCGCCGCCGCCGCCACACCAGTGGGTGCCGATGCAATACCCTGCGGCAGCAATGGTAATGCAGCATCACATGTTACCGCCTCAACATTATGCGCCGCCGTCACCTCATCACTACATTCCTTACCATCACTACCAGCACCAAATTACGCACGTGCATCAACGATCCAGCGCCGATAATAAGACCATCTGGGTCGGTGATTTGCACCATTGGATGGATGAAAATTATCTCCACTGTTGTTTCGCTTCCACCGCTGAG ATTTTTTCCATTAAGGTTATTCGCAATAAGCATACTGGTCAATCAGAGGGTTATGGATTCGTGGAGTTCCATTCACATGGCACAGCTGAGAAAGTTTTGCAGAATTTTGCTGGGGTTTTGATGCCTAACACAGATCAACCTTTTCGCCTTAACTGGGCAACATTTAGCACAGGAGACAAACGTTCAGATAATGTTCCTGATCTTTCTATTTTTGTAGGAGATTTAGCTACTGATGTTACAGATAGCATGTTGCATGAAACTTTCTCTAATAAATACCCTTCTGTTAAAGCTGCAAAAGTTGTTTTTGATGCCAATACCGGTCGTTCAAAGGGTTATGGTTTCGTTAGGTTTGGAGATGATAACGAGAGGTCTCAGGCTATGAATGAAATGAATGGTGTTTACTGTTCTAGCAGGCCTATGCGAATCGGGGCTGCAACTCCTAGGAAATCCTCTGGCTATCAACAAG GAGGCCAGTCAAATGGCACATCCAGCCAATCCGAAGCTGATTCTACAAATACAACT ATATTTGTTGGAGGACTTGACCCTAATGCTACTGCTGAAGATCTCAGAGAACCATTCTCCGAGTATGGTGAGATAGTCTCAGTTAAGATACCTGTCGGAAAAGGATGTGGCTTTGTACAATTTGCCAACAG AAATAATGCTGAAGAGGCATTGCAGAAGCTAAATGGTGCAACAATTGGCAAGCAAACAGTTCGTCTTTCTTGGGGCCGCAATCCGGCAAATAAGCAG TTTAGGATGGATTTCGGCAGTCCCTGGAATGGGGCGTATTATGGAGGGCCTGTTTATGACGGTTATGGATATGCTGCATTGCCGCATCCCCATGACCCTAGCATGTATGCTGCTGCTTATGGGGCTTACCCCATTTATGGAGGACACCAACAGCAAGTAAGCTGA
- the LOC101495017 gene encoding uncharacterized protein: METKDLVDIKSTKKFPLTLRLIVVAIAVVCGIYICSICLELKGVRTNSRFLGVSVFKQPCPRPSHVEEWELPYLHYPEPKTYNREECSCNPVRYFCIMSMQRSGSGWFETFLNSHTNVSSNGEIFSVGKRRENVSLILKTIDEVYNLDWFTSASKNECSAAVGFKWMLNQGLMEHHKEIVEYLEQRKVSTIFLFRRNLLRRMVSVLANSYDKDVKLLNGTHKSHVHSTMEATILARYKPQINITLLIPELKQTNETIAKAIAYFKNIRHVVLYYEDLVNNRTKLKDVQEFLRVPYKDLESHQVKIHTGPLSMQIKNWDEVQKKLTETPYESFLYRD; the protein is encoded by the exons ATGGAAACCAAA GACCTAGTAGATATAAAATCTACAAAGAAATTCCCATTGACATTGAGGTTGATAGTTGTAGCTATCGCTGTGGTTTGTGGAATATACATTTGCTCAATTTGTTTAGAGCTAAAAGGTGTACGCACAAATTCAAGGTTTTTAGGTGTTAGTGTATTCAAGCAACCATGTCCTCGTCCTTCCCATGTGGAAGAATGGGAACTTCCCTACTTGCATTATCCAGAACCCAAAACCTATAACAG AGAGGAGTGTAGTTGCAATCCTGTTCGGTATTTTTGCATAATGTCAATGCAAAGATCAGGGAGCGGTTGGTTTGAGACATTTTTGAACAGTCATACTAATGTAAGCTCCAATGGAGAAATATTTTCAGTTGGCAAAAGAAGAGAGAACGTTTCTTTAATTTTGAAGACAATAGATGAAGTTTATAATCTTGATTGGTTCACTAGTGCTTCCAAGAATGAATGCTCTGCAGCCGTTGGCTTCAAGTGGATGCTTAATCAA GGTTTGATGGAACATCATAAAGAAATAGTAGAATACTTGGAGCAGAGAAAAGTTTCTACAATATTCTTGTTCAGAAGGAATTTACTCCGTAGAATGGTATCTGTGCTTGCCAATTCATATGACAAAGATGTCAAACTATTGAATGGAACACACAAGTCTCACGTGCACTCTACAATGGAG GCTACAATTCTTGCAAGATACAAACCACAAATCAATATTACGTTATTGATACCAGAGCTAAAGCAAACAAATGAGACAATTGCAAAAGCCATTGCGTATTTTAAGAACATTCGTCATGTTGTTTTATACTACGAGGATCTTGTCAACAACCGCACT AAACTAAAGGATGTTCAAGAATTTCTAAGGGTACCATATAAAGATTTGGAGAGTCATCAAGTCAAGATACATACTGGTCCATTATCGATGCAAATTAAAAATTGGGATGAAGTTCAAAAAAAGTTGACAGAAACGCCATACGAGAGTTTTCTCTATAGAGATTAA
- the LOC101494493 gene encoding patatin-like protein 2 codes for MNMKRTQSSLLQIQPPTYGKLVTILSIDGGGIRGIIPATILEYLETQLQELDGESARLADYFDVITGTSTGGLVTAMLTAPNHNQRPLFAAKDIKPFYLEHCPKIFPQHKDLFGSVTKLFRSLAGPKYDGKYLHDMVREKLGEIRVHETLTNIVIPTFDIKTMQPIIFSSYKVKTTPCFDARLSDICIGTSAAPTYLPGYNFKNQDEDGNTHEFNLIDGGVCANNPTLVAVNEVTKQIINQNNDFDSIKPMEYSRFLIISLGTGTPKNEQKFDSKLAAKWGLLDWLTHGGSTPLIDMFSQSSGDMVDYNLATVTQALNSQDNYLRIQDDTLTGIDSSVDIATKENLDKLCQIGERLLKKPLSNVNLETGVFEPTQNRETNQDALKRFAKILSQERRLREIKSPHVQTRP; via the exons ATGAATATGAAGAGAACACAATCATCACTTCTACAAATTCAGCCTCCTACGTATGGAAAGTTAGTGACAATTCTAAGCATAGATGGAGGTGGTATTAGGGGCATTATTCCAGCAACAATACTTGAATATCTTGAAACACAACTTCAAGAATTGGATGGTGAATCTGCAAGACTTGCAGATTATTTTGATGTGATTACAGGAACAAGCACAGGTGGTCTTGTAACTGCCATGTTAACTGCTCCAAATCATAACCAACGTCCACTTTTTGCTGCCAAGGATATCAAACCCTTTTATTTGGAACATTGTCCAAAGATTTTTCCACAACACAA GGACCTGTTCGGATCGGTGACAAAGTTGTTTAGATCATTAGCAGGACCAAAATATGATGGAAAATACCTTCACGATATGGTGAGAGAAAAATTAGGGGAAATTCGTGTGCACGAAACACTGACCAATATTGTGATCCCCACATTTGACATAAAGACAATGCAACCAATCATTTTCTCATCATATAAGGTGAAGACAACTCCTTGTTTTGATGCTCGTCTCTCTGATATATGCATCGGTACCTCTGCTGCACCAACTTATCTTCCTGGCTACAATTTCAAGAACCAAGATGAAGATGGCAACACACACGAATTCAATCTTATTGATGGTGGTGTTTGTGCAAATAATCCG ACATTAGTTGCTGTGAATGAAGTAACGAAGCagataataaatcaaaataatgacTTCGATTCCATAAAGCCAATGGAATATAGTCGGTTCTTGATAATCTCATTGGGCACGGGAACACCAAAGAATGAACAAAAATTCGATTCAAAATTGGCAGCAAAATGGGGATTATTGGATTGGTTAACACATGGTGGTTCAACACCTTTAATCGATATGTTTAGCCAATCCTCCGGAGATATGGTTGATTACAATCTTGCTACCGTCACTCAAGCACTTAACTCTCAAGATAATTACCTCCGAATACAg GATGATACATTGACCGGGATAGACTCTTCGGTTGATATTGCAACAAAAGAGAATTTAGATAAATTGTGCCAAATTGGAGAAAGGTTATTGAAGAAACCATTATCTAATGTCAATTTAGAGACGGGTGTGTTTGAGCCTACTCAAAATAGGGAGACCAACCAAGATGCTCTCAAAAG GTTTGCCAAAATACTTTCACAAGAAAGGAGGCTCCGAGAAATAAAATCTCCTCATGTACAAACAAGGCCTTAA